Proteins found in one Venturia canescens isolate UGA chromosome 6, ASM1945775v1, whole genome shotgun sequence genomic segment:
- the gpp gene encoding histone-lysine N-methyltransferase, H3 lysine-79 specific isoform X2 translates to MQEKGTSLPSQRLNKRPSRGLLRHILQQTYNQAVVEPDKLNQYEPFSPEVYGETSYELVCQMIDQIDVTEDDVFVDLGSGVGQVVLQMAAATLCKICLGVERADVPSKYAQSMEINFRKWLSWYGKRCGEYRLIKGDFLADEHRESITGATIVFVNNFAFGPTVDHQLKERFADLRDGARIVSSKSFCPLNFRITDRNLSDIGTIMHVSEMSPLKGSVSWTGKPVSYYLHVIDRTKLERYFHRLKNNKQGGLDIENNDSVISNTASNSSKVSARLERSERSKRDFLRQLDSPNNSEQLGSGSDSDLDENSMKTRRQPSKIRRKLSRKVGAGIGRPAARGRQRGRGVKKAKPKKTINISGLDLLHSQTLLSTSPQAIGKKLPPAPGCVDQHLSSLSLSLQPHTATVHEELSIPAAPSATPYALQILLDLYRDQFMSILESMRTPSYRISVNTDLAKERERNSKLQSRAAQLEKQIKVLIDDSVALLKARMTELGINATSPGDLLAKAKEIVLRHKQLQAKASKLQAQVSSMETEQSRLSALRHQELQEKYNNHGNNIPPPPQPLTQDYILKEISTTLSQRKKLHSQVSKLEHELNVLERATSEKQAAALVQQQREAAVSKLSQNHHQQQNGKAGTSRKNREGRSRSQEWPDVPDIGKIQENNPEILAQKILETGRQIEAGRIPNRQGSLGNNSNNSRARLPQATFSFASSNGPPTSQAQGNSREPANRVQEPPRVANFEDRLKSIITSVLNEDQQNRSKQQQQQQQQQQQQQQHQQQQQQQQQQQQQQQQQQQQQQHQQQQQQQPTPMQAQQGQLSEPDRKRVALPSNVTTPDYTQVSPAKLALRRHLSQERLTSHMTTTERSTIDPRQGNHENRVVQGGGSGLLGTRTIGDLVSGEIERTLEISNQSIINAAVDMSAIIRPEAVYSPISRPASAEGETGLATLAHVASYAPTSSAVSTPTPSVSSRSSVLFTPVSQPQRYTPVQLPRADIKPYHESYFSDNPSQTISQTQPAPPLHSSSQSTSNGELLPVEGLAASLHARILNNHTGPSKSEPVVPNGRRYQPYPRYSSSNSNSSNGSTVTTPPAQQSSILVKTESNVSSVSTSGAPLSPLLVEPHSNTSTPLVDEPSMSNQRQRNGTGEDDGEADWQDRISSGFDRLVAFASTELDKRRRSTEGVNTSPDSGLGSDSAVIGPPPIVPSPDEALGPPRTPSPTSPRPATTSGGNNGSSSSSSSSSSVPLKYQRHTDPERHHFKKKFFHRDWNNAGSTSKFRPKGKDWDWHSSGQWPPNGDQS, encoded by the exons TGTCAAATGATCGATCAGATCGACGTCACTGAGGATGACGTTTTCGTCGATTTGGGCAGCGGTGTTGGACAAGTTGTTCTCCAAATGGCGGCTGCAACACTTTGCAAAATTTGCCTGGGTGTCGAAAGGGCCGATGTGCCATCGAAATATGCTCAG AGtatggaaataaatttccgCAAATGGTTGAGCTGGTACGGCAAACGTTGCGGAGAATATCGTCTAATAAAGGGAGATTTTTTGGCGGACGAGCATCGTGAAAGTATAACAGGAGCGACTATAgtatttgtaaataattttgcaTTCGGGCCAACGGTCGATCATCAGTTGAAAGAAAGATTCGCTGATTTGCGAGATGGAGCTCGTATCGTATCGTCCAAATCATTTTGTCCACTTAACTTTCGTATTACCGACCGAAATCTCAGTG ACATAGGTACGATAATGCACGTGTCGGAGATGTCGCCGTTGAAGGGATCAGTATCTTGGACGGGTAAGCCGGTATCGTATTATCTACACGTGATAGATCGGACAAAACTGGAGCGTTATTTCCATCGTTTGAAGAACAACAAGCAGGGTGGTCTTGACATTGAGAATAACGATTCTGTGATAAGCAACACTGCCAGCAATAGTAGTAAGGTGTCAGCTCGTTTGGAGCGAAGCGAAAGATCGAAACGTGATTTCTTGCGTCAATTGGACAGCCCGAATAATTCAGAGCAGCTTGGTagcggtagcgactctgatTTGGATGAGAATAGCATGAAAACCCGTCGTCAACCTTCGAAGATACGTAGAAAATTGAGTAGAAAAGTCGGCGCTGGCATTGGCAGACCCGCAGCCCGAGGAAGACAACGTGGACGAGGCGTTAAAAAAGCTAAACctaaaaaaacaatcaacaTATCCGGCTTGGATCTTTTGCACAGTCAGACTTTATTAAGCACATCCCCACAAGCGATTGGTAAAAAATTACCTCCTGCTCCTGGCTGCGTCGATCAACATTTGTCTTCTTTATCGCTTTCTCTTCAACCGCATACAGCCACTGTACACGAAGAACTCAGCATACCTGCAGCTCCATCTGCAACTCCTTATGCTCTTCAGATTCTCCTCGATTTGTACAG GGATCAATTCATGTCGATACTGGAGTCTATGAGAACGCCTTCATATCGAATATCGGTGAATACCGATTTAGCGAAAGAACGAGAACGTAATTCGAAGCTACAATCGCGAGCAGCAcagcttgaaaaacaaataaaagtaTTGATTGACGACAGCGTAGCGCTTCTGAAAGCGAGGATGACGGAGCTGGGTATAAACGCAACGTCACCAGGCGATTTACTCGCTAAAGCTAAAGAAATCGTACTTCGTCACAAGCAGTTACAAGCGAAAGCAAGTAAGTTGCAGGCTCAGGTGTCATCGATGGAAACGGAACAGTCACGACTGTCAGCATTGCGACACCAGGAGCTTCaagaaaaatacaataatCACGGGAATAATATTCCACCTCCGCCCCAACCACTCACTCAGGACTATATTCTGAAGGAAATATCAACGACTCTCTCGCAACGAAAGAAATTACACTCACAG GTTTCGAAGTTGGAGCATGAATTGAACGTTCTGGAACGTGCTACCAGCGAGAAGCAGGCAGCAGCTCTCGTGCAACAGCAGCGCGAGGCTGCAGTAAGTAAACTATCGCAAAATCATCATCAGCAACAAAACGGTAAAGCGGGCACGTCTCGCAAGAACCGTGAGGGTCGTTCGAGGTCTCAAGAGTGGCCAGATGTTCCGGACATCGGTAAAATCCAGGAAAATAATCCAGAGATATTAGCGCAGAAAATTTTGGAGACTGGCAGACAGATTGAGGCTGGTAGAATTCCAAACAGACAAGGGTCTCTAGGTAATAATTCGAACAACTCGCGGGCGAGGTTGCCTCAAGCTACCTTCAGTTTTGCGTCCTCAAATGGTCCACCAACGTCACAAGCTCAAGGCAACTCTAGAGAACCAGCCAATCGAGTTCAGGAACCGCCAAGGGTTGCTAACTTCGAGGACAGACTTAAAAGCATTATTACTAGTGTATTGAATGAGGATCAGCAAAATCGGAGtaaacaacagcaacaacaacaacaacagcaacaacaacaacaacagcatcaacaacaacaacaacaacaacaacaacaacagcagcagcagcaacagcaacagcaacagcaacaacaccagcagcaacagcaacaacaaccaACGCCAATGCAAGCGCAGCAAGGACAACTAAGTGAGCCTGACCGGAAACGAGTTGCTCTGCCATCGAACGTTACTACTCCCGATTATACTCAG GTGTCTCCAGCGAAATTGGCACTTCGCCGACATCTATCGCAGGAGCGTTTGACGTCTCACATGACGACAACGGAAAGATCGACGATTGATCCACGACAGGGAAACCACGAGAATCGCGTCGTTCAGGGTGGAGGATCGGGTCTGTTGGGAACAAGAACGATCGGTGATCTTGTGAGCGGTGAGATCGAAAGAACCTTGGAAATATCGAATCAGTCGATAATAAATGCTGCGGTTGACATGAGCGCGATTATTCGACCGGAAGCGGTTTACTCACCGATCAGCAGACCTGCCAGTGCGGAAGGTGAAACGGGACTGGCAACATTGGCCCATGTCGCTAGTTACGCCCCGACCTCTTCCGCCGTTTCTACCCCAACACCCTCTGTCTCCTCAAGGTCATCCGTTCTATTTACACCTGTCAGTCAGCCTCAGAG GTACACTCCGGTCCAGTTACCACGAGCCGATATAAAACCTTATCACGAATCTTATTTCTCTGACAATCCGAGCCAAACCATTTCCCAAACTCAACCTGCGCCTCCGCTCCACTCTTCGAGCCAATCAACTTCTAACGGGGAATTGTTGCCCGTTGAAGGTCTCGCAGCTTCCCTACACGCCCGGATACTCAACAATCACACCGGTCCGAGTAAAAGTGAGCCGGTCGTTCCAAACGGAAGAAG ATACCAACCTTATCCACGCTACTCGAgtagcaacagcaacagcagtaACGGCAGCACCGTGACGACACCCCCAGCACAACAATCCTCGATTTTAGTAAAAACCGAGAGCAACGTTTCGTCAGTGAGCACTAGTGGTGCACCTTTGAGTCCTCTCCTCGTCGAACCACATTCCAACACTTCGACCCCTCTGGTCGATGAGCCCAGTATGTCGAATCAGCGACAACGCAACGGGACCGGGGAGGACG ATGGAGAAGCCGACTGGCAAGATCGAATTAGTTCTGGCTTTGACCGATTGGTAGCCTTCGCATCGACAGAACTCGACAAACGTCGTAGATCGACGGAAGGCGTTAATACGAGTCCGGACAGTGGCCTGGGCTCGGACAGTGCTGTAATTGGTCCACCACCGATTGTACCATCTCCCGATGAGGCTCTTGGACCACCGAGAACTCCATCTCCGACGAGTCCCCGACCGGCAACTACGTCCGGTGGTAACAACGGCtcgtcctcctcctcttcctcttcttcatcCGTGCCCCTCAAGTATCAACGTCACACCGATCCCGAGAGACATCATTTCAAAaagaaattctttcatcgagACTGGAATAATGCTGGCAGTACGAGCAAATTTCGCCCCAAGGGCAAAGATTGGGACTGGCACAGTTCTGGACAATGGCCCCCCAATGGCGATCAATCTTAA